The Terriglobales bacterium region CATGAAGAACGTGCAGGAGAGCGTGCTGCGCGGCATCACCATGAAGCGCAAGTTCATGAAGAACTACGCCGTCATACGCTGCCTGGTGAACAATCCGCGGCTTCCCCTGGACCTCGGCCTCTCGCTCATGAACCACCTGCTGGTCAACGACCTGAAAGTGCTGTCCATGAACAAGAACATCTCCGAGACCCTGCGCAAGATGGCGCTGAAGACCTACAAGCAGAAGTCAGCGCCGGCGGGCAGCAAGCAGAGCGGATGATCTTTCACTGGTGATTTGTGATTGGCGATTTCTGACTGGCGATCGCAGATCGAGTAGGTCTTCGCAAATCACCAATCACAAATCACCAATCGTTATAATCCCTGCCGTGGCCTCCGACCCGATTTACGACCTCCTGAAGAAAGCGAAGTCCATCGCCGTGGTCGGGCTTTCCAACAGCCCGCTGCGTCCCAGCCACGGAGTAGCGCTCTACCTGCAGCAGCATGGATACCGCATCATCCCGGTGAATCCGACCATCGAGTCGGCGCTGGGCGAGAAGTCGTATCCCTCGCTCGACGCGGTGAAGGAGAAGATCGACCTGGTGGACATCTTCCGCCGCCCGCAGTTCGTGCCGGAGATCGTGGACCTGGCCATCAAGCTGAGGATCCCGGCGGTCTGGATGCAGGAGGAAGTCGTGAATCAACAGGCCTATGACAAGGCGAAGAAGGCGGGCCTGTTCGTGATCATGGACCGTTGCATCCTGAAAGAGCACCGGGCACGCTTCTGATGCTGCGCACCATCGCGTACGCGCTCGGCGGTCTCGTCCTGGGCTTCTTTCTCTTCGTCAACCTCGTCAATGCGCCGCGCAGGCGCGAGACCGACCGCACCAACCGGCAGAATGCCGAGCGCGTTCTCCCAGCGCTGGAGGCTTATCGCCGTGACCACGGGCGATTTCCTGAGAGCCTCGACGCGCTGCAGCCGGCTTACCTCAAACCAGTGCCAGCGTGCATCGGTTATCCGGGCGATACCAGCGGCAAGCCTTTCCATTACGAGGTGGCGGAGGACGGCAAGAGCTTCAGCCTCGGTTACCCCAAGGCGCCTTACGGGATGTTTCCCTCCGACCTGGAAGCCACCTTCGAATCCGGGAGTCGGCAGTGGAAAACGGAAGAGC contains the following coding sequences:
- a CDS encoding CoA-binding protein, translated to MASDPIYDLLKKAKSIAVVGLSNSPLRPSHGVALYLQQHGYRIIPVNPTIESALGEKSYPSLDAVKEKIDLVDIFRRPQFVPEIVDLAIKLRIPAVWMQEEVVNQQAYDKAKKAGLFVIMDRCILKEHRARF